A single genomic interval of candidate division TA06 bacterium harbors:
- a CDS encoding type II toxin-antitoxin system RelE/ParE family toxin, with protein sequence MSGKDGICRIRQGNYRVVYSIDQKEKEVIIWAVRHRKDIYR encoded by the coding sequence TTGTCTGGAAAAGATGGTATATGCAGGATACGACAGGGGAATTACCGGGTTGTTTATTCGATTGACCAAAAAGAAAAAGAAGTTATTATTTGGGCGGTAAGGCATCGGAAGGACATTTACCGGTAA
- a CDS encoding OadG family protein, which produces MADFTGMGGALTVCVISQSIVFIALAIMAGVIYVVGTAAGRNDKPVVHLLGGPSPEIPAVHVNENGEEEELTAIVMGALTSELGVEPGSVAISQPDRNASGPESSWRIVSLQEAAQRSNLK; this is translated from the coding sequence ATGGCAGATTTTACCGGAATGGGCGGAGCCCTGACCGTCTGCGTGATTTCCCAGAGCATAGTCTTCATCGCCCTGGCCATAATGGCCGGGGTGATATATGTAGTGGGCACCGCAGCTGGCCGGAACGACAAGCCGGTGGTCCATCTCCTGGGTGGTCCTTCGCCTGAGATCCCGGCAGTCCACGTGAATGAGAACGGGGAAGAGGAGGAGCTGACTGCCATAGTAATGGGAGCATTGACGTCGGAGCTTGGCGTTGAACCCGGATCCGTAGCCATCTCCCAGCCGGACAGGAATGCCTCCGGCCCGGAAAGCTCGTGGAGGATAGTCTCCCTGCAGGAAGCGGCCCAGAGGAGCAACCTGAAATGA
- a CDS encoding cation transporter — MSITKKNVAWMTLAGGLVIFVLKLAAYYLSGSVALLSDALESIVNLLASGMMIYAVYLSGEPADRTHNYGHQKVENISSLIEGILILVAAVMIAEKAVGRLINPAELTNINFALIISLAATSLNGLLSWLLFRTARKFGSLALEGDSKHLLSDVLSSAAVAAGLFLAKFTGWHFLDSVLALAVSGLLIKMAIELMKKSSTGLMDQSCPEEEARIIEVLKRHDQLFVDYHDIKTRRSGSRVFAEFHLSVKGEKTVEEAHNLTDHLEEELGQELPEVSLTIHVEPPQH; from the coding sequence ATGAGCATCACCAAAAAGAACGTGGCCTGGATGACACTGGCCGGCGGCCTGGTAATTTTCGTGCTGAAGTTGGCGGCCTATTATCTCTCGGGCTCGGTGGCCCTGCTTTCCGACGCCTTGGAATCCATCGTAAATCTGTTGGCTTCGGGGATGATGATCTACGCCGTCTACCTTTCCGGGGAACCGGCCGACCGCACCCACAATTATGGACACCAGAAGGTGGAGAACATCTCCAGCCTGATAGAAGGGATACTGATCCTGGTGGCCGCGGTGATGATAGCGGAAAAGGCGGTGGGCCGGCTGATCAACCCGGCGGAGCTTACCAACATCAACTTTGCGCTGATCATCTCCCTGGCCGCCACCTCCCTGAACGGCCTGCTTTCCTGGCTGCTTTTTCGAACCGCCCGCAAATTCGGGTCCCTGGCCCTGGAGGGGGATTCCAAACACCTGCTTTCCGATGTGCTTTCCTCTGCGGCGGTGGCGGCCGGGCTGTTTCTGGCCAAGTTTACCGGCTGGCATTTTCTGGATTCGGTCCTGGCCCTGGCCGTGTCCGGTCTGCTGATCAAGATGGCCATCGAACTGATGAAAAAGTCCTCCACCGGATTGATGGACCAGTCCTGCCCGGAGGAGGAGGCCCGGATCATCGAGGTGCTGAAGCGGCACGACCAGCTGTTCGTGGATTATCACGACATCAAGACCAGGCGCAGCGGCAGCCGGGTCTTTGCCGAGTTCCACCTTTCGGTGAAGGGCGAAAAAACGGTGGAGGAGGCCCATAACCTGACGGACCATCTGGAGGAAGAACTGGGCCAGGAGCTGCCCGAGGTCAGTCTGACCATCCACGTGGAGCCGCCCCAGCACTAA
- a CDS encoding sodium ion-translocating decarboxylase subunit beta, whose amino-acid sequence MSIIFEHLSKLVQMSGMANLSLGSGIMILVSLVLVYLAIFKGFEPLLLLPIGFGAFLANLPLSNVVGTEGLLTMVYNVGVNTEVLPTMMFMVIGALTDFGPLLANPITFLLGAAAQFGVFAALLIAVSLGFSLPEAAAIGIIGGADGPTAIFTAGKLAPHLLGPIAVAAYTYMSLVPLIQPPIMRLMTTKKERTTEMKQLRQVSHRERIAFPIAISIITALLLPQAIALIGTMMLGNIIRESGVTERLSKTLQNEMCNIVTILLGASVGSTMEAANFLSLSTLKIVALGLIAFGFSTFGGMLLGKLFYVLSGGKINPLIGSAGVSAVPMAARVTQVEGQRENKHNFLLMHAMGPNVAGVLGTAMAAGVLISLLK is encoded by the coding sequence ATGAGCATCATTTTTGAACATCTGTCAAAGCTGGTCCAGATGTCCGGGATGGCGAATCTCTCCCTGGGCAGCGGCATCATGATCCTGGTCTCGCTGGTGCTGGTGTACCTGGCGATCTTCAAGGGCTTCGAACCGCTGCTGCTGCTGCCCATCGGTTTCGGGGCCTTTTTGGCCAACCTGCCGCTGTCCAACGTGGTGGGGACCGAGGGCCTGCTGACCATGGTCTACAACGTGGGGGTCAATACCGAGGTGCTGCCCACCATGATGTTCATGGTCATAGGCGCTTTGACGGATTTCGGGCCGCTGCTGGCCAATCCCATCACTTTCCTGCTGGGTGCGGCCGCCCAGTTCGGAGTGTTCGCCGCCCTGCTGATCGCGGTGTCGCTGGGTTTCAGTTTGCCCGAGGCGGCCGCCATCGGCATCATCGGCGGGGCCGACGGCCCCACCGCCATCTTCACCGCCGGCAAGCTGGCCCCGCACCTGCTGGGCCCGATCGCGGTGGCGGCTTACACCTACATGTCGCTGGTTCCTCTGATCCAGCCGCCCATCATGCGGCTGATGACCACCAAAAAGGAACGGACCACCGAGATGAAGCAGCTGCGGCAGGTCAGCCACCGGGAGCGGATCGCGTTTCCCATCGCCATTTCCATCATCACCGCCCTGCTGCTGCCCCAGGCCATAGCCCTGATCGGGACCATGATGCTGGGGAACATCATCCGGGAGAGCGGGGTGACCGAGCGGCTTTCCAAGACCCTGCAGAATGAAATGTGCAACATAGTCACCATCCTGCTGGGGGCCTCGGTGGGGTCCACCATGGAAGCCGCCAATTTCCTCAGCCTATCAACCCTGAAGATCGTGGCCCTGGGGCTGATCGCCTTCGGGTTCAGCACCTTCGGGGGGATGCTGCTGGGGAAACTGTTCTACGTCCTCAGCGGAGGAAAGATCAACCCCCTGATCGGCTCGGCCGGGGTCTCGGCGGTTCCGATGGCGGCCCGGGTGACACAGGTGGAGGGGCAGCGGGAGAACAAGCACAACTTTCTTTTGATGCATGCCATGGGACCAAACGTGGCCGGGGTGCTGGGCACGGCCATGGCGGCCGGGGTGCTGATCTCCCTGTTAAAGTAA
- a CDS encoding 4Fe-4S binding protein produces the protein MSDIEIIQDKCVGCGACLSSCPYGAISLKDNLAVIDDDKCTLCGACVASCGFDAIMLRKDQAEQADISGYQGVWVFAEQKAGAVQSIAYELLGEGRKLADTLGAELSAVILGKDIEQACRELVWRGADKVYAVSHPLLENFCDEPYAAILADLINQHKPEIVLCGASTIGRALIPRVAIKAHTGLTADCTALAIDEEKRILLQTRPAFGGNIMATIICPNHRPQMATVRHKVMKEAVPDSTRQGKVINVPYNQKMPASRTSVLKVVEEITSMVKLTEADIIVSGGRGMKGPENFKLIENLAKSLGGAVGASRAAVDSGWIPYSHQVGQTGKTVAPKLYVACGISGAIQHLVGMQSSDCIIAINKDPDAPIFKVANFGIVGDVFEVVPALTKKLQETCGK, from the coding sequence GTGAGCGATATAGAGATCATCCAGGACAAATGCGTGGGCTGCGGAGCCTGCCTGTCATCTTGCCCCTACGGGGCCATCAGCCTGAAGGACAACCTGGCCGTCATCGACGACGACAAGTGCACCCTGTGCGGGGCTTGCGTGGCCTCCTGCGGGTTCGACGCCATCATGCTTCGCAAGGACCAGGCGGAGCAGGCCGACATCAGCGGCTACCAAGGGGTCTGGGTCTTTGCCGAGCAGAAGGCCGGGGCGGTCCAGAGCATAGCCTACGAGCTGCTGGGCGAGGGGCGCAAGCTGGCCGACACGTTGGGCGCGGAACTTTCGGCCGTGATCTTAGGCAAAGACATCGAGCAGGCCTGCCGGGAGCTGGTCTGGCGCGGGGCCGACAAGGTCTATGCGGTGTCCCATCCCTTGCTGGAGAACTTCTGCGACGAGCCCTACGCCGCCATTCTGGCCGATCTGATAAACCAGCATAAACCGGAGATAGTGCTCTGCGGGGCTTCCACCATCGGCCGGGCCCTGATCCCCCGGGTGGCCATCAAGGCCCACACCGGGCTGACCGCCGACTGCACAGCTTTGGCCATCGATGAGGAGAAGAGGATACTGCTCCAGACCCGGCCGGCCTTCGGCGGGAACATCATGGCCACCATCATCTGCCCCAACCACCGGCCCCAGATGGCCACCGTCCGCCACAAGGTGATGAAGGAGGCTGTTCCCGACAGTACCCGGCAGGGCAAGGTGATCAATGTACCCTATAACCAGAAGATGCCGGCTTCCCGCACCTCGGTGCTGAAAGTGGTGGAGGAGATCACCAGCATGGTCAAGCTGACCGAGGCCGACATCATCGTCTCCGGCGGCCGGGGGATGAAGGGCCCGGAGAACTTCAAGCTGATAGAGAACTTGGCCAAATCCCTGGGCGGGGCGGTGGGCGCTTCCCGGGCGGCGGTGGATTCCGGATGGATCCCCTATTCCCACCAGGTGGGGCAGACCGGGAAGACGGTGGCTCCCAAGCTCTACGTGGCCTGCGGCATCAGCGGTGCCATCCAGCACCTGGTGGGCATGCAGTCATCCGACTGCATCATCGCCATCAACAAGGACCCCGACGCCCCCATCTTCAAGGTGGCCAATTTCGGGATCGTGGGCGATGTTTTTGAAGTGGTGCCGGCCCTTACTAAAAAGTTGCAGGAAACCTGCGGCAAATAA
- a CDS encoding aminotransferase class I/II-fold pyridoxal phosphate-dependent enzyme, producing MSHGKVRFNTLAVHGGGMQDLSKIKPVSMPIYQSSEFVFNSAEHGAAVMSGQEPGFVYSRLGNPTCQDFEKRLALLEGTDDGLSFASGMAAIAAIVFTYCRPGDNIISSAPIYGGTFGLFKDLLPKMNIEIIYVPANDIHNLLDKKINDRTKLVYLETPANPTLDIVDLAETIKAAKARQITVAVDNTFATPCLQKPIQMGADIVMHSATKYICGHGDTTGGVVVASKAEIDKMKPIAYKNLGGSMAPFTAWLMSRGLQTLPLRVERHSQNAMIIARFLEKHPKVEKTCYPGLESCPSHAVAKKQMSGGYGGVLAIDIKGGREAGRKFQNNLKLCKLAVSLGSVDTLVTHPASTTHLSYSEADLAALGMTPGFVRIAVGIEDPQDVIEDLDQALSNC from the coding sequence ATGTCTCACGGAAAAGTACGGTTCAACACCCTGGCGGTGCACGGGGGCGGGATGCAGGACCTGAGCAAGATCAAGCCGGTCTCCATGCCGATCTACCAGTCCTCGGAGTTCGTCTTCAATTCGGCCGAGCACGGCGCGGCGGTGATGTCCGGCCAGGAGCCGGGCTTCGTTTATTCCCGGCTGGGCAACCCCACCTGCCAGGATTTTGAAAAGCGGCTGGCCCTGCTGGAAGGCACCGACGACGGCCTTTCCTTCGCCTCGGGCATGGCGGCCATCGCGGCCATCGTCTTCACTTACTGCCGCCCCGGAGACAACATCATCTCCTCGGCCCCCATCTACGGCGGCACCTTCGGGCTGTTCAAGGACCTGCTGCCCAAGATGAATATCGAGATCATCTACGTCCCGGCCAACGACATCCACAACCTGCTGGACAAGAAGATCAACGACCGGACCAAGCTGGTCTACCTGGAGACTCCGGCCAATCCCACTTTAGATATAGTTGACCTGGCCGAGACCATCAAGGCGGCCAAGGCCCGCCAGATAACCGTAGCGGTGGACAACACCTTCGCCACCCCCTGTCTGCAGAAGCCGATCCAGATGGGAGCCGACATCGTGATGCACTCGGCCACCAAGTACATCTGCGGTCACGGCGACACCACCGGCGGAGTGGTGGTGGCCTCCAAGGCCGAGATCGACAAGATGAAGCCCATCGCCTACAAGAACCTGGGCGGCAGCATGGCGCCCTTCACCGCCTGGCTGATGTCCCGGGGCCTGCAAACCCTGCCCCTGCGTGTGGAGCGCCATTCCCAGAATGCCATGATCATCGCCCGGTTCCTGGAGAAGCATCCCAAGGTGGAAAAGACCTGCTATCCCGGCCTGGAGTCCTGTCCTTCCCACGCCGTGGCCAAGAAGCAGATGAGCGGCGGTTACGGCGGGGTGCTGGCCATCGACATCAAGGGCGGGCGCGAGGCTGGCCGGAAGTTCCAGAACAACCTCAAACTCTGCAAGCTGGCGGTCAGCCTGGGCAGCGTGGACACCCTGGTCACCCACCCGGCCTCCACCACCCACCTGTCCTATTCCGAGGCCGACCTGGCGGCGCTGGGGATGACCCCGGGTTTTGTGCGGATCGCGGTGGGCATAGAGGACCCCCAGGATGTGATCGAGGATCTGGACCAGGCTCTCTCCAATTGCTGA
- a CDS encoding class I SAM-dependent rRNA methyltransferase has translation MQKITLRKNQERRIKSGHPWVFSNEIDKLPDNLTPGQTAQVYDSRGYIVGSGFYNPKSLIAVRLYARGALELDLELMVTKISAAARLRQSVYPGSSDYRLLYGESDGLPGLLVDRYGDQLVMEIMSLGMDIRRDLIVEALTEVLHPACIYERSDSYSRVLEGLRETESVLLGALKPEVVIEENGLKFAVNIKHGQKTGWFYDQRDNRLALRQYVKGKSVLDCFCHTGGFALNAAAAGAKSVLGLDISDRAIEQAIKSAGLNNLSGLCQFESADVLHTLKERVESGEKYDVVILDPPAFAKNKKSIESALKGYKEINLRAMKLLSPGGILLSCSCSYHVDDEQFKVMLVDAARDANRTLKLLEFRHQSKDHPVLLACRETQYLKCAIMVVE, from the coding sequence ATGCAAAAGATCACTTTACGCAAAAACCAGGAACGTCGGATCAAGTCCGGGCATCCATGGGTATTCTCCAACGAGATAGACAAACTGCCGGACAACCTGACGCCGGGGCAGACCGCCCAGGTCTACGACAGCCGGGGCTACATAGTTGGCTCCGGGTTCTACAATCCCAAATCGCTGATCGCCGTCCGGCTGTATGCCAGGGGCGCCCTGGAGCTGGACCTGGAGTTGATGGTCACCAAGATCTCCGCCGCCGCCCGGCTCAGGCAGTCCGTTTATCCCGGAAGCTCGGACTACCGCCTGTTGTACGGCGAGTCCGACGGCCTGCCCGGCCTGCTGGTCGACCGCTACGGCGACCAGCTGGTGATGGAGATCATGTCCTTGGGCATGGACATCCGGCGCGATCTCATTGTCGAAGCACTGACCGAAGTGCTGCACCCGGCCTGCATCTACGAGCGGAGCGACAGCTACTCCCGGGTGCTGGAAGGCTTAAGGGAGACCGAGAGCGTGCTGCTGGGGGCGCTTAAGCCCGAGGTGGTGATAGAGGAGAACGGGCTAAAATTCGCCGTCAACATCAAGCACGGCCAGAAGACAGGGTGGTTCTACGACCAGCGCGACAACCGGCTGGCCTTGCGCCAGTATGTCAAGGGCAAGAGCGTGCTGGACTGTTTCTGCCACACCGGGGGCTTTGCCCTTAACGCCGCGGCCGCCGGGGCCAAATCCGTCCTGGGGCTGGACATCTCGGACCGGGCGATCGAGCAGGCCATCAAAAGCGCCGGGCTGAACAATCTTTCCGGCCTCTGCCAGTTCGAGTCGGCCGACGTGCTGCACACCTTAAAGGAGCGGGTGGAGAGCGGGGAAAAATACGACGTGGTAATCCTGGATCCGCCGGCCTTCGCCAAGAACAAGAAATCTATCGAGTCGGCCCTAAAGGGCTACAAGGAGATAAACTTAAGGGCCATGAAACTGCTTTCCCCCGGCGGGATCCTGCTTTCCTGCTCCTGCTCCTACCACGTGGACGACGAGCAGTTCAAGGTGATGCTGGTGGACGCGGCCCGGGATGCTAACCGGACCCTGAAACTGCTGGAGTTCCGGCACCAGTCCAAGGACCACCCGGTGCTTTTAGCCTGCCGGGAGACCCAGTATCTGAAGTGCGCCATCATGGTGGTGGAGTGA
- a CDS encoding radical SAM protein, which produces MLKRRRAILDSPKGSRYVHSQGRYFWESDAPGWPSAAFDKYIDNELGRYLPDRPEGIPLQTVIFAITSRCPLQCRHCYEWDNLVAGEHLSPADLVTIMDKIRGQGIRHVQLSGGEPLIRFDDLLHLTNRYGRDMDIWILTSGFGLTAEKAEALSKAGLTGANISLDHWDPVQHNTFRNHQQSFYWAKEAAANCRRAGLAVSLSLCATRSFVTQENLDRYLALSKEWQVDFIRILEPRQAGRFIGQEVELTKPETDLLDSFYINTNSGSARLLHPIVSYPGYYQRRTGCFGAGDRYLYIDSRGDFHACPFCLGKKGNALKDSFETAIAAMKQQGCHAFPSNKG; this is translated from the coding sequence ATGCTGAAAAGAAGGCGGGCGATCCTTGATTCGCCCAAGGGCAGCCGGTATGTCCATTCCCAAGGCCGCTATTTTTGGGAGTCCGACGCGCCGGGCTGGCCCTCCGCCGCCTTTGACAAGTATATAGATAACGAGTTGGGACGCTATCTGCCGGATCGGCCGGAGGGGATACCCCTGCAGACGGTGATATTCGCCATCACCAGCCGCTGTCCCCTGCAGTGCCGGCATTGCTACGAATGGGACAACCTGGTCGCCGGGGAGCACCTGTCGCCGGCGGATCTGGTAACCATTATGGACAAGATCCGGGGACAGGGCATCCGCCATGTCCAGCTGAGCGGGGGAGAGCCGTTGATCCGTTTTGATGACCTGCTTCATCTGACGAATAGATACGGCCGGGACATGGATATTTGGATCCTTACTTCCGGTTTCGGTTTGACCGCCGAAAAAGCGGAGGCTTTGTCAAAAGCCGGATTGACCGGGGCCAATATCAGCCTGGACCATTGGGACCCGGTTCAGCACAATACTTTCAGGAACCATCAACAGTCATTTTACTGGGCCAAGGAAGCGGCCGCCAACTGCCGCAGGGCCGGACTGGCGGTCAGCCTTTCGCTTTGCGCCACCAGGTCCTTCGTCACCCAGGAGAATCTTGACAGATATTTGGCTCTGTCCAAAGAATGGCAGGTTGATTTCATCAGGATCCTGGAACCCAGACAGGCCGGCCGCTTTATTGGGCAGGAGGTGGAGCTTACCAAGCCGGAAACGGATCTGCTGGATTCATTTTATATAAACACCAATTCGGGCTCAGCCCGTCTGCTGCATCCCATCGTTTCCTATCCCGGCTATTATCAGCGCCGGACCGGCTGTTTTGGGGCCGGGGACCGCTACCTGTATATAGACTCCCGGGGCGATTTCCACGCCTGTCCGTTTTGCCTGGGGAAAAAGGGCAATGCCCTTAAGGATTCTTTTGAAACGGCCATAGCGGCCATGAAGCAGCAAGGTTGTCATGCTTTCCCTTCCAACAAAGGGTAG
- a CDS encoding electron transfer flavoprotein subunit beta/FixA family protein, with protein MNIIVCIKQVPDTTDVRIDPATNTLIREGVPSIINPFDMYAIEEALRIREKLGGRVTVISMGPPQVIEALKEAVSMGADEAVLLSDRAFAGADTWATSYALSMGIKKIGDYGVILCGKQAIDGDTAQVGPGVAEFLDIPQVTYVKKIEEIDDKKAKVWRMTEDGYDVVETSLPVVFTVVKEINEPRLPSLKGKMRAKSYQTTIWKAADIGADEKNIGLNGSPTNVVKIFTPPARTGGVLLQGDVNEAVAVVVNGLKEQQII; from the coding sequence ATGAACATCATAGTCTGCATCAAACAGGTGCCGGACACCACCGATGTCCGGATAGACCCGGCCACCAACACCCTGATCCGGGAGGGCGTGCCGTCCATCATCAACCCCTTCGACATGTACGCCATCGAAGAGGCCTTGAGGATCCGGGAGAAACTGGGGGGCAGGGTCACCGTCATCTCCATGGGGCCGCCCCAGGTGATAGAGGCCCTCAAGGAGGCGGTGTCCATGGGGGCGGACGAAGCGGTGCTGCTCTCCGACCGGGCCTTTGCCGGGGCCGACACCTGGGCCACCAGCTACGCTCTGTCCATGGGAATCAAAAAGATCGGGGATTACGGGGTGATCCTTTGCGGCAAGCAGGCCATCGACGGCGACACCGCCCAGGTCGGTCCAGGGGTGGCCGAGTTCCTGGATATCCCCCAGGTGACCTACGTCAAAAAAATCGAGGAGATAGACGATAAGAAAGCCAAAGTCTGGCGGATGACCGAGGACGGTTACGACGTGGTGGAGACCAGCCTGCCGGTGGTGTTCACCGTGGTCAAGGAGATCAACGAGCCCCGGCTGCCCTCGCTTAAAGGCAAGATGCGGGCCAAGTCCTACCAGACCACAATCTGGAAGGCGGCCGACATCGGGGCCGACGAGAAGAACATCGGGCTTAACGGCTCGCCCACCAATGTGGTCAAGATCTTCACCCCGCCGGCCCGGACCGGGGGAGTACTACTGCAGGGCGATGTCAACGAAGCGGTGGCCGTAGTGGTCAACGGGCTTAAGGAACAGCAGATCATCTGA
- a CDS encoding MATE family efflux transporter codes for MRTPEIVSFFKNPQGYLKTRWQAPGGYRQVLLIAFPLILSTGSWAVQHFVDRMYLAWYSPEALAAAMPAGMLNFAVMTIFLGTVGYAGTFVAQYYGAKQNKQIGPVIWQAVYVAAAGSVAVMLLIPWAGAIFQAVGHDPLVQRYETTYFAILCAGAFPALVSSALSGFYSGLGKTMPVMWINLGATAVNVVFDYLMIFGHGGFPEMGMAGAAWATVFSAVFSVIAYSVLIFRPVYNRVFHTLSGWRLDRTKLSALLKYGFPNGVQFFLDMSGFTFFILLVGRLGSDNLAATNIAFNVNTLAFMPMIGFGITASVLVGQYLGQDDPETAQYSVYSGFHMTFVYMTAVALLYFFWPQVFLMPYAAHADPARFEAIRRTTIVLLRFVAVYSLFDGFNIIFSSAIKGAGDTKFVMYMLLILSLFALVVPSYLALAVFGAGIYTAWTIASAYVVILGLAFYFRFRGGKWKGMRVIEPLAPSLIIHPESPAVE; via the coding sequence ATGAGGACACCGGAGATCGTTTCATTTTTTAAAAATCCCCAGGGTTATCTAAAAACCCGTTGGCAGGCACCCGGCGGATACCGCCAGGTGCTTCTTATCGCCTTTCCCCTGATCCTGTCCACCGGCTCCTGGGCGGTCCAGCATTTCGTGGACCGGATGTACCTGGCCTGGTATTCGCCGGAGGCCCTGGCGGCGGCCATGCCGGCCGGGATGCTGAACTTTGCGGTGATGACCATCTTCCTGGGAACGGTGGGTTACGCCGGCACCTTCGTGGCCCAGTATTACGGGGCCAAACAGAACAAGCAGATCGGCCCGGTGATCTGGCAGGCGGTCTATGTGGCGGCGGCCGGGTCGGTGGCGGTGATGCTGCTGATCCCCTGGGCCGGAGCCATCTTCCAAGCGGTGGGGCACGACCCGCTGGTGCAAAGGTACGAGACCACATATTTTGCCATCCTCTGCGCCGGGGCCTTTCCGGCCCTGGTGTCCTCGGCTCTGTCCGGGTTCTATTCCGGGCTGGGAAAGACCATGCCGGTGATGTGGATCAACCTGGGAGCCACCGCGGTCAACGTGGTCTTCGATTATCTGATGATCTTCGGCCACGGCGGTTTCCCCGAGATGGGCATGGCCGGGGCCGCCTGGGCCACGGTCTTCTCGGCGGTGTTCTCCGTCATCGCTTATTCGGTGCTGATCTTCCGGCCGGTATACAACCGGGTCTTCCATACCTTAAGCGGCTGGCGGCTGGACCGGACCAAGCTCTCCGCCCTGCTCAAATACGGTTTCCCCAACGGGGTCCAGTTCTTTTTGGACATGAGCGGCTTCACCTTTTTCATCCTGCTGGTGGGACGGCTGGGCAGCGACAACCTGGCGGCCACCAACATCGCTTTCAACGTCAACACCCTGGCCTTCATGCCGATGATCGGGTTCGGCATCACCGCCTCGGTGCTGGTGGGCCAGTACCTGGGCCAGGACGACCCGGAGACCGCCCAGTACAGCGTCTATTCCGGGTTCCACATGACCTTCGTCTACATGACGGCGGTGGCCCTGCTGTATTTCTTCTGGCCCCAAGTCTTCCTGATGCCCTATGCCGCCCATGCCGATCCCGCCCGGTTCGAGGCCATCCGCCGGACCACCATCGTCCTGCTGCGCTTCGTGGCGGTCTATTCGCTGTTCGACGGCTTCAACATCATCTTTTCCTCGGCCATCAAGGGGGCCGGAGACACCAAATTCGTGATGTACATGCTGCTGATCCTGTCCCTTTTTGCCCTGGTTGTCCCCAGCTACCTGGCCCTGGCCGTCTTTGGGGCCGGGATATATACCGCCTGGACCATCGCCTCGGCCTATGTGGTGATACTGGGCCTGGCCTTCTATTTCCGGTTCCGGGGAGGCAAATGGAAGGGGATGCGGGTGATAGAGCCGCTGGCCCCGTCGCTGATCATTCACCCGGAATCGCCGGCGGTGGAGTGA